A single Leptolyngbya sp. FACHB-261 DNA region contains:
- a CDS encoding glycosyltransferase, translating to MKVGYLHIGVPQSHESGVRRYGRFLAAEAHGRPELTVIEVEVTLTENLKHNHKLLANAAQQLSDADIIHIQYNNRTWGHRWSQVVNLWNFIRHCSRPLTVTLHDVFVDYALAAKLICLYRRPKVSQVDTEIASNLNYSSPETLSFRSVIRQGRKHLPETLAFLLLFSRVKLMFVCTEQEAQRLDNLIYDSKLKIVPHFVENRAIQITPAEARKALGLESCKTVAVQGFIYSRKGHRLLIEALPQLPEDVQVIFAGGPSPNSEKLVEELITHAEAQGLGHRLRVTGYLSEADLERYLIATDLAICPFATTSASGSLATWISIARPILASNLPQVEEYNRLEPGAIKTFEPYTSEALAQAIKHCLSSCQEGEAPAVARLRQKLSISVIFDKHLKCYEDALNGSASVPMQMQSMSQ from the coding sequence ATGAAAGTTGGCTACTTGCATATTGGTGTACCGCAGAGCCACGAAAGCGGGGTGCGTCGCTATGGACGTTTTCTAGCTGCTGAAGCACATGGGCGGCCTGAACTGACGGTTATCGAGGTGGAAGTCACCCTAACTGAGAATTTAAAACACAACCACAAGTTGTTAGCTAATGCTGCTCAACAGCTTTCAGACGCGGACATCATACATATTCAGTATAACAATCGAACTTGGGGCCATAGATGGTCGCAAGTCGTTAATCTATGGAATTTTATTCGCCATTGCTCACGTCCCTTAACTGTTACCCTTCATGACGTTTTTGTCGATTACGCACTAGCAGCTAAACTCATTTGTCTTTATCGACGGCCTAAAGTTTCACAAGTAGACACGGAAATAGCATCCAACCTAAACTATTCCTCACCTGAAACGTTGAGTTTTAGAAGTGTTATTCGACAAGGCCGTAAACATCTGCCTGAAACTTTGGCCTTTCTTCTGCTATTTAGCCGGGTGAAGCTGATGTTTGTTTGTACAGAACAAGAGGCACAACGGCTTGACAATCTGATCTATGATTCCAAATTAAAGATAGTACCTCACTTTGTTGAAAATCGAGCCATTCAAATTACACCGGCGGAGGCTCGAAAAGCTCTGGGACTGGAGAGTTGCAAAACAGTTGCAGTCCAAGGATTTATCTATAGTAGAAAGGGACATCGACTGTTGATTGAGGCTCTTCCACAACTACCAGAGGATGTCCAAGTCATTTTTGCAGGAGGTCCTAGCCCCAATTCTGAGAAACTGGTCGAGGAATTAATTACTCATGCAGAAGCTCAAGGATTAGGCCATCGACTCCGAGTCACTGGATACTTGTCTGAGGCAGATCTAGAACGTTATCTGATTGCAACCGACTTGGCGATTTGTCCCTTTGCAACCACTTCAGCCTCAGGCTCCCTGGCTACCTGGATCTCTATTGCCCGTCCAATCCTGGCTTCTAACCTTCCTCAAGTTGAGGAATACAACAGGTTGGAGCCTGGGGCTATCAAAACCTTCGAACCTTATACGTCGGAAGCTTTAGCTCAAGCCATCAAGCATTGTTTGTCTTCTTGCCAAGAAGGTGAAGCTCCAGCAGTCGCAAGGCTACGGCAAAAGCTATCGATATCAGTCATTTTTGACAAACATTTGAAATGTT